The following coding sequences are from one Microbacterium sp. SORGH_AS_0969 window:
- a CDS encoding YrdB family protein, translating into MTDSPNVRAQAPLAPGMRPRPTAIEIGSVLCGIFAFVTLAIWGFTAWPLPWNIVAGIGAPLLAILVWALFVSPRAVLAVHPFIRALVELFVYAAATVAWWSMGQAWIGLGFAIVAVVLGALNGRRRLA; encoded by the coding sequence GTGACCGACTCCCCCAACGTCCGCGCGCAGGCACCGCTCGCTCCGGGCATGCGCCCGCGTCCGACCGCGATCGAGATCGGCAGCGTGCTCTGCGGGATCTTCGCGTTCGTGACCCTCGCGATCTGGGGTTTCACCGCGTGGCCGCTGCCGTGGAACATCGTCGCCGGGATCGGCGCCCCCCTCCTCGCGATCCTGGTCTGGGCACTGTTCGTGTCGCCGCGCGCGGTGCTCGCGGTGCACCCCTTCATCCGCGCGCTCGTCGAGCTCTTCGTCTATGCCGCCGCCACCGTCGCGTGGTGGAGCATGGGCCAGGCGTGGATCGGCCTCGGCTTCGCGATCGTCGCCGTGGTCCTCGGCGCGCTGAACGGCCGGCGGCGCCTGGCGTGA
- a CDS encoding NADP-dependent isocitrate dehydrogenase, producing MPDSTIIYTYTDEAPALATASFLPIVQAVTKQAGVDVETRDISLAGRILAAFPQRLTPEQQVGDALAELGGLATLPEANIIKLPNISASIPQLKAAIAELQSQGYDIPDYPDEASSVEDKDVRARYDRIKGSAVNPVLREGNSDRRAPLAVKNYAKKHPHRNKPFGEGSKTRVATMGHDDFFSNEKSVVIADDDVLSIQHIATDGTVTTLKEGLKVLQGEIVDATFLSAAALDAFLADTLEQAKADDVLYSVHLKATMMKVSDPIIFGHVVKAFFADVFDRHGDALAAAGLTPNDGLGSILAGLANVEGGDAIAAEIRDALASGPRLSYVNSDKGITNLHVPSDVIVDASMPALVRNGGKLWGVDGGEDDTLAVIPDSSYAGVYQATIEDVIANGPLDPATIGSVPNVGLMAQAAEEYGSHDKTFEIAAPGRVQVVASNGDVLLEHEVNTGDIWRATQTKDVAVRDWVKLAVTRARATGAPAVFWLDQNRAHDRNLIAKVREYLADHDTEGLTIEILAPAEATTYSLERIRRGEDTISVTGNVLRDYLTDLFPILEVGTSAKMLSIVPLLAGGGLFETGAGGSAPKHVQQLVEEDYLRWDSLGEFFALAASLEHLADTTGNERARVLAETLDAATGTFLENDKSPGRALGTIDNRGSHFYLALYWAQELAKQTKDADLAAVFAPVAEKLAAEEQTIVSELNAVQGHHAEIGGYYRPDTALVEKVMRPSATLNAVVDALR from the coding sequence GTGCCCGATTCCACCATCATCTACACGTACACCGACGAGGCGCCGGCTCTCGCCACCGCGTCGTTCCTGCCCATCGTGCAGGCCGTCACGAAGCAGGCGGGGGTCGACGTCGAGACCCGCGACATCTCGCTCGCCGGCCGCATCCTCGCGGCCTTTCCCCAGCGCCTCACCCCTGAGCAGCAGGTGGGCGATGCGCTCGCCGAGCTCGGCGGTCTCGCGACGCTGCCCGAGGCGAACATCATCAAGCTGCCGAACATCTCGGCATCCATCCCGCAGCTCAAGGCCGCGATCGCCGAGCTCCAGTCGCAGGGCTACGACATCCCCGACTACCCGGACGAGGCGTCGAGCGTCGAAGACAAAGACGTGCGCGCGCGCTACGACCGCATCAAGGGCTCCGCGGTGAACCCCGTGCTGCGCGAGGGCAACAGCGACCGTCGTGCACCCCTCGCCGTGAAGAATTACGCCAAGAAGCACCCGCACCGCAACAAGCCGTTCGGCGAGGGCTCGAAGACCCGCGTCGCCACGATGGGCCACGACGACTTCTTCTCGAACGAGAAGTCGGTCGTGATCGCCGACGACGACGTCCTGTCGATCCAGCACATCGCCACCGACGGCACCGTGACCACGCTCAAGGAGGGACTGAAGGTCCTGCAGGGTGAGATCGTGGATGCCACCTTCCTCTCGGCCGCGGCCCTCGACGCGTTCCTCGCGGACACGCTCGAGCAGGCGAAGGCCGACGACGTGCTCTACTCGGTGCACCTCAAGGCCACGATGATGAAGGTCAGCGACCCGATCATCTTCGGCCACGTCGTGAAGGCCTTCTTCGCCGATGTCTTCGACCGTCACGGCGACGCCCTCGCGGCCGCCGGTCTGACCCCCAACGACGGTCTCGGCTCGATCCTCGCGGGTCTGGCGAACGTCGAGGGCGGCGACGCCATCGCCGCCGAGATCCGTGACGCCCTGGCATCCGGCCCCCGCCTGTCGTACGTCAACAGCGACAAGGGCATCACCAACCTGCACGTTCCGTCCGACGTGATCGTGGATGCCTCGATGCCGGCCCTCGTGCGCAACGGTGGCAAGCTGTGGGGCGTCGACGGGGGAGAGGACGACACCCTCGCCGTCATCCCCGACTCCTCGTACGCCGGTGTCTACCAGGCGACGATCGAGGACGTCATCGCCAACGGTCCGCTCGACCCCGCGACCATCGGTTCGGTGCCGAACGTCGGGCTCATGGCGCAGGCCGCCGAGGAGTACGGCAGCCACGACAAGACCTTCGAGATCGCCGCGCCGGGCCGCGTGCAAGTCGTCGCCTCGAACGGCGACGTGCTGCTCGAGCACGAGGTGAACACGGGCGACATCTGGCGCGCGACCCAGACCAAAGACGTGGCTGTGCGCGACTGGGTGAAGCTCGCCGTGACCCGCGCCCGCGCGACCGGCGCGCCCGCCGTGTTCTGGCTCGACCAGAACCGCGCCCACGACCGCAACCTCATCGCCAAGGTGCGCGAGTACCTCGCCGACCACGACACTGAGGGCCTCACGATCGAGATCCTCGCGCCCGCCGAGGCGACGACGTACTCGCTCGAGCGCATCCGCCGCGGCGAGGACACCATCTCGGTCACCGGCAACGTGCTGCGCGACTACCTCACCGACCTGTTCCCGATCCTCGAGGTGGGCACGAGCGCCAAGATGCTCTCGATCGTCCCGCTCCTCGCGGGCGGTGGCCTGTTCGAGACCGGCGCCGGCGGCTCGGCACCCAAGCACGTGCAGCAGCTCGTCGAGGAGGACTACCTCCGCTGGGACTCGCTCGGTGAGTTCTTCGCCCTCGCGGCGTCTCTCGAGCACCTCGCCGACACCACGGGCAACGAGCGCGCTCGTGTCCTCGCCGAGACCCTGGATGCCGCGACCGGCACGTTCCTCGAGAACGACAAGTCGCCCGGCCGTGCTCTCGGCACGATCGACAACCGCGGCAGCCACTTCTACCTCGCGCTGTACTGGGCGCAGGAGCTGGCGAAGCAGACGAAGGATGCCGACCTCGCCGCGGTCTTCGCGCCGGTTGCCGAGAAGCTGGCGGCCGAGGAGCAGACCATCGTGTCCGAGCTCAACGCGGTCCAGGGCCATCACGCCGAGATCGGTGGGTACTACCGTCCCGACACCGCGCTCGTCGAGAAGGTCATGCGCCCGTCCGCGACGCTGAACGCGGTGGTCGACGCGCTGCGCTGA
- a CDS encoding bifunctional methylenetetrahydrofolate dehydrogenase/methenyltetrahydrofolate cyclohydrolase has translation MTATILDGKAASAAIKAELTERVAALREKGIVPGIATVLVGADPASQLYVGMKHKQSEAIGMNSIQVELPAESTQEEVEAVIDRLNADPACHGYIVQLPLPKHIDTDAILERIDPAKDADGLHPTNLGRLVLNVNAPILTPLPCTPRGVIELLLRNDYDLKGKEVVVVGRGVTIGRSIGLLLTRREINATVTLTHTGTADLAKHLREADVIVAAAGVKHIVRAEDVKPGAAVLDVGVTRETDPETGKSRVYGDVHPDVAEVAGFVSPNPGGVGPMTVALLMTNVVEAAERAAAV, from the coding sequence ATGACGGCGACGATTCTCGACGGTAAGGCCGCGTCGGCGGCGATCAAGGCGGAGCTCACCGAGCGCGTCGCCGCTCTGCGGGAGAAGGGGATCGTTCCGGGCATCGCGACGGTGCTCGTCGGAGCCGACCCCGCCTCGCAGCTGTACGTCGGCATGAAGCACAAGCAGTCCGAGGCCATCGGCATGAACTCGATCCAGGTCGAACTGCCCGCGGAGTCCACCCAGGAAGAGGTCGAGGCCGTCATCGACCGCCTCAACGCCGACCCCGCCTGCCACGGCTACATCGTGCAGCTGCCGTTGCCGAAGCACATCGACACCGATGCGATCCTCGAGCGCATCGATCCGGCCAAGGATGCCGACGGCCTCCACCCCACGAACCTCGGGCGCCTCGTGCTCAACGTCAACGCGCCGATCCTCACGCCCCTGCCGTGCACCCCACGCGGTGTGATCGAGCTGCTGCTGCGCAACGACTACGACCTGAAGGGCAAGGAGGTCGTGGTCGTCGGCCGCGGCGTCACGATCGGGCGTTCGATCGGCCTGCTGCTGACGCGTCGCGAGATCAACGCCACCGTGACGCTGACCCACACGGGTACGGCCGACCTCGCGAAGCACCTGCGTGAGGCGGATGTCATCGTGGCCGCCGCGGGCGTGAAGCACATCGTGCGTGCCGAAGACGTCAAGCCGGGTGCCGCCGTGCTCGACGTGGGCGTGACGCGCGAGACCGACCCCGAGACCGGGAAGTCCCGCGTCTACGGCGACGTGCACCCCGACGTGGCCGAGGTCGCCGGGTTCGTCTCTCCGAACCCGGGCGGTGTCGGGCCGATGACCGTCGCTCTGCTCATGACCAACGTCGTCGAGGCCGCGGAGCGCGCCGCCGCGGTCTGA
- a CDS encoding ABC transporter ATP-binding protein, translated as MTDHALEVRHLTKTYSSRIAVDDVSFAVRRGSIVGLLGPNGAGKSTTLRTIVGLAVPTRGEALIDGMPFARLAQPSAHIGVQMDGFGFEVGITARRHLEIARLAVGASRHRVDEVLDEVGLTADARRRVKSFSTGMVQRLGLATALIGSPRTLVLDEPSNGLDPDGIRWLRRYLRAFADAGGTVLVSSHQLAELENTVDEVVILRQSVLYSGALSDLVRGDGAASLEERYFDLVEGRDA; from the coding sequence ATGACCGACCACGCCCTCGAGGTACGCCACCTCACCAAGACCTACAGTTCCCGTATCGCCGTCGACGACGTCTCGTTCGCTGTCCGTCGCGGCAGCATCGTGGGGCTGCTCGGACCGAACGGCGCCGGAAAATCCACGACGCTGCGCACGATCGTCGGACTGGCGGTGCCGACCCGCGGCGAGGCCCTCATCGACGGGATGCCGTTCGCCCGCCTCGCGCAGCCCTCGGCGCACATCGGTGTGCAGATGGACGGCTTCGGCTTCGAGGTCGGTATCACCGCGCGTCGACACCTCGAGATCGCGCGCCTCGCCGTCGGCGCGTCGCGGCACCGGGTTGACGAGGTTCTCGACGAGGTGGGGCTCACCGCCGACGCGCGTCGGCGTGTGAAGTCGTTCTCGACCGGCATGGTGCAGCGGCTCGGACTAGCCACGGCACTCATTGGGTCGCCGCGGACGCTCGTGCTCGACGAACCCTCGAACGGCCTCGACCCGGACGGCATCCGCTGGCTCCGCCGCTATCTCCGAGCGTTCGCGGACGCCGGTGGCACCGTTCTCGTCTCGAGCCACCAACTCGCCGAGCTCGAGAACACCGTCGACGAAGTCGTGATCCTCCGGCAGTCCGTCCTGTACTCGGGGGCCCTAAGCGACCTCGTGCGGGGCGACGGTGCCGCGTCGCTCGAGGAGCGCTACTTCGACCTCGTTGAGGGGCGTGACGCGTGA
- a CDS encoding GNAT family N-acetyltransferase, with amino-acid sequence MADLRLVELSAATIVAVNTLSLKPGQEQFLAPVSYGIAATVMNPSTSWQRVVLDGDEVVGFVSANFDPEAHEEHFRSVLWRINVDADEQGRGVGSYAIAAVLAEARERGMDHVDVIYEPGVGGPEAFFQRVGFQPVGETEYGEVIARVSV; translated from the coding sequence ATGGCCGACCTTCGTCTCGTCGAACTGTCCGCCGCCACGATCGTGGCGGTCAACACGCTGTCGTTGAAGCCCGGACAGGAACAGTTCCTGGCACCGGTGAGCTACGGCATCGCCGCCACCGTCATGAACCCCTCGACGTCGTGGCAGCGCGTGGTGCTCGACGGAGACGAGGTCGTGGGCTTCGTCAGCGCCAACTTCGATCCCGAGGCGCACGAAGAGCACTTCCGCTCCGTTCTGTGGCGCATCAACGTCGACGCCGATGAGCAGGGCCGCGGCGTCGGCAGCTACGCGATCGCCGCGGTGCTCGCCGAGGCGCGCGAGCGCGGCATGGACCACGTCGACGTCATCTACGAGCCCGGCGTCGGCGGCCCCGAGGCCTTCTTCCAGCGCGTGGGTTTCCAGCCCGTCGGCGAGACCGAGTACGGCGAGGTGATCGCGCGCGTCAGCGTGTGA
- the glyA gene encoding serine hydroxymethyltransferase, whose translation MTDPYFNAPLSEVDPEIAEVLERELNRQRGFLEMIASENFVPVSVLQSQGSVLTNKYAEGYPGRRYYGGCEEVDVAESLAIERAKQLFGAEFANVQPHSGASANAAVLHAIARPGDTLLGLALDQGGHLTHGMKINFSGRLYDIVAYGVDPETSVIDMDEVRRLAVEHKPKVIIAGWSAYPRQLDFAAFRAIADEVGALLWVDMAHFAGLVAAGVHPSPIPHAHVVSTTVHKTIGGPRSGLILTNDADIAKKINTAVFPGQQGGPLMHVIAAKATAFKLAMTPEFKERQERTLRGAAILADRLTQDEVKNAGIAVRSGGTDVHLVLVDLREAEIDGKQAEDLLHDIHITVNRNAVPNDPRPPMVTSGLRIGTPALATRGFGDAEFTEVADIIALALIPGADVEALRARVAKLTDAFPLYPDLQQ comes from the coding sequence ATGACCGATCCGTACTTCAACGCCCCCCTCTCCGAGGTCGACCCCGAGATCGCCGAGGTGCTCGAGCGCGAGCTGAACCGTCAGCGCGGATTCCTCGAGATGATTGCGTCGGAGAACTTCGTTCCCGTCTCGGTGCTGCAGTCGCAGGGCTCGGTGCTGACCAACAAGTACGCCGAGGGCTACCCGGGTCGCCGCTACTACGGCGGCTGCGAAGAGGTCGACGTCGCCGAGTCGCTCGCGATCGAGCGGGCGAAGCAGCTGTTCGGTGCCGAGTTCGCGAACGTCCAGCCCCACTCGGGTGCCTCCGCAAACGCCGCCGTGCTGCACGCGATCGCGCGCCCCGGCGACACGCTGCTCGGCCTCGCCCTCGACCAGGGCGGCCACCTGACGCACGGCATGAAGATCAACTTCTCGGGCCGTCTCTACGACATCGTCGCCTACGGCGTCGACCCCGAGACCAGCGTCATCGACATGGACGAGGTGCGCCGCCTCGCCGTCGAGCACAAGCCGAAGGTCATCATCGCCGGCTGGTCGGCCTACCCGCGTCAGCTCGACTTCGCGGCCTTCCGCGCGATCGCCGACGAGGTGGGCGCGCTGCTGTGGGTCGACATGGCGCACTTCGCCGGTCTCGTCGCCGCGGGCGTTCACCCGAGCCCCATCCCGCACGCGCACGTCGTCTCGACCACCGTGCACAAGACGATCGGGGGCCCCCGCTCGGGCCTCATCCTCACCAACGACGCCGACATCGCCAAGAAGATCAACACCGCGGTCTTCCCCGGGCAGCAGGGCGGCCCGCTCATGCACGTGATCGCCGCGAAGGCGACCGCGTTCAAGCTCGCGATGACGCCGGAGTTCAAGGAGCGCCAGGAGCGCACCCTCCGCGGTGCGGCGATCCTCGCGGACCGTCTCACCCAGGACGAGGTCAAGAACGCCGGCATCGCCGTGCGCTCGGGCGGCACCGACGTGCACCTCGTGCTCGTGGACCTCCGCGAGGCCGAGATCGACGGCAAGCAGGCCGAAGACCTGCTGCACGACATCCACATCACGGTCAACCGCAACGCGGTGCCGAACGACCCGCGTCCGCCGATGGTGACCTCGGGCCTGCGCATCGGCACCCCGGCGCTCGCGACCCGCGGCTTCGGCGATGCCGAGTTCACCGAGGTGGCCGACATCATCGCCCTCGCGCTGATCCCCGGTGCCGACGTCGAGGCCCTGCGCGCGCGTGTGGCGAAGCTGACCGACGCGTTCCCGCTGTACCCCGACCTGCAGCAGTGA
- a CDS encoding cytochrome C5, translating into MTESVLNDLLRRVTDSGLLDDAQIDEDSVIGVGHLDAAGVEVEVDLDPEIDDEDEPDLDGILTNLKDILAVTEDRWSAIVDEIATEIEEAVDDDELSADIDLRTDLEAIGVGVFADAIIVVFAGETAFPDALVHVQLTPELEVEDIEIIGDDDEDDDED; encoded by the coding sequence ATGACTGAGTCCGTGCTGAACGACCTCCTCCGCCGCGTCACCGACAGCGGCCTGCTCGACGACGCCCAGATCGACGAAGACAGCGTCATCGGTGTCGGACACCTGGATGCCGCCGGCGTCGAGGTGGAGGTCGACCTCGACCCCGAGATCGACGACGAGGACGAGCCCGACCTCGACGGCATCCTGACCAATCTCAAAGACATCCTCGCGGTGACCGAGGACCGTTGGAGCGCGATCGTCGACGAGATCGCCACCGAGATCGAGGAAGCGGTCGACGATGACGAGCTGAGCGCGGACATCGACCTGCGCACCGACCTCGAGGCGATCGGCGTGGGCGTCTTCGCCGATGCGATCATCGTCGTCTTCGCGGGGGAGACGGCGTTCCCCGACGCGCTCGTGCACGTGCAGCTCACGCCCGAACTCGAGGTCGAGGACATCGAGATCATCGGCGACGACGACGAGGACGACGACGAAGACTGA
- a CDS encoding L,D-transpeptidase family protein codes for MTDGANSTDGATYAWAPPEPKKRKNRSGLWIGIPAGATAVALLAASFVLIAPGASVAGVQIGGLTAGAAAQAISDRLSQTTVAVESPAGSVTVTGAELGATVDAQAIADKAFAENPMWKPSSWFPAGTGVSINVDPAKAAAALRDLAPDTYKAPVDATVAFDAGSQSYVSTPAQPGEGIDPAAVTAALQSAFDAGTVSTTAQAGVVPVEAPVTTEEADAAVAQLNGILDNAGFYVGDERTVPIDRATAASWLTITPDGKGDFAISADEAAIQQAVAGLPAAVNRGAVNADVIVDKGGEVIHTNTEGQTGRALGDTAGIAAAFASQLAEGNGRFALTVSETPFETTKTERWIDVNLSTQTTTLWQNGQVYRSWSISSGTSEHATHTGEFRIGWKTSMQDMGCVPGYDYCTKDVPWVSYFNGDEGFHGTYWHNNFGTPMSHGCINMTISAAKELYDWAYRGTEVSVHY; via the coding sequence ATGACCGACGGCGCGAACAGCACCGACGGCGCGACGTACGCGTGGGCACCGCCCGAGCCGAAGAAGCGCAAGAACCGATCGGGCCTGTGGATCGGCATCCCGGCCGGCGCGACGGCCGTCGCGCTGCTGGCGGCCTCTTTCGTGCTCATCGCCCCCGGAGCCTCCGTCGCGGGCGTGCAGATCGGCGGCCTCACGGCGGGAGCTGCGGCCCAGGCCATCTCCGACCGCCTCTCGCAGACGACCGTCGCGGTCGAGAGCCCGGCGGGCTCCGTCACCGTCACGGGTGCCGAGCTCGGTGCCACGGTCGACGCCCAGGCCATCGCAGACAAGGCGTTCGCCGAAAACCCGATGTGGAAGCCTTCGTCGTGGTTCCCCGCGGGCACGGGCGTCTCGATCAACGTCGACCCCGCCAAGGCGGCAGCGGCGCTGCGCGACCTCGCACCCGACACTTACAAGGCCCCGGTCGACGCCACCGTCGCGTTCGACGCCGGATCGCAGTCCTACGTCTCCACTCCCGCGCAGCCCGGTGAGGGCATCGACCCGGCCGCGGTCACCGCCGCCCTCCAGAGCGCCTTCGACGCCGGAACGGTCAGCACCACCGCGCAGGCGGGCGTCGTCCCGGTCGAGGCCCCGGTCACCACCGAAGAGGCCGACGCGGCCGTCGCGCAGCTGAACGGCATCCTCGACAACGCCGGGTTCTACGTCGGCGACGAGCGCACGGTCCCCATCGACCGGGCCACCGCCGCATCGTGGCTCACGATCACGCCCGACGGCAAGGGTGACTTCGCGATCTCCGCCGACGAAGCGGCGATCCAGCAGGCCGTCGCGGGCCTCCCCGCGGCCGTCAACCGCGGCGCGGTGAACGCGGACGTGATCGTGGACAAGGGTGGCGAGGTCATCCACACGAACACCGAGGGCCAGACCGGGCGCGCGCTCGGCGACACCGCGGGGATCGCCGCGGCCTTCGCCTCGCAGCTCGCCGAGGGCAATGGACGATTCGCTCTGACCGTGAGCGAGACGCCGTTCGAGACGACGAAGACCGAGCGCTGGATCGACGTCAACCTCAGCACGCAGACCACGACGCTCTGGCAGAACGGCCAGGTCTACCGCTCCTGGTCGATCTCGTCGGGCACGAGCGAGCACGCCACCCACACCGGCGAGTTCCGCATCGGCTGGAAGACGTCGATGCAGGACATGGGTTGCGTCCCCGGCTACGACTACTGCACGAAGGACGTTCCCTGGGTCTCGTACTTCAACGGTGACGAGGGCTTCCACGGCACGTACTGGCACAACAACTTCGGCACGCCGATGAGCCACGGTTGCATCAACATGACGATCTCCGCCGCGAAGGAGCTCTACGACTGGGCGTACCGCGGCACCGAGGTCTCGGTCCACTACTGA
- a CDS encoding FAD-binding oxidoreductase: protein MSADGAAATPARDAADATLALLRAELGDRVDTSADALAAVRADKSGHASDGTPLAVVHAASVSDVQAVMRIATATRTPVVPRGAGTGLAGGANTGGGEIALSLRGMDRLLEVRPDDLLAVVEPGIVNAELNALLESHGVWWAPDPASRAISTVGGNIATGAGGLLCAKYGVVRDAVLGVDLVLADGRLMHLGHRSVKGVTGLDLTSLVIGSEGTLGVVVGATLKLRRLVEGERVTLTALFDGVRAAAVASAAVTASGVQPAIMELMDARCLAAVHRLLSLPEPPPGAAQLTIQTDGPVAAAEARTIAEVLTAAGGTVSVAADDAEGEELLAVRRSMHAAMESLGTTLIEDVSVPRSALPAMFDEIARIERKYGLVIPTVAHSGDGNLHPNFVFDGPDVPPIVWEAAEEVFRAALALGGTLTGEHGIGVLKRRWLADELGDDQWQLQREIARVFDPLGILNPGKVFAA, encoded by the coding sequence GTGAGCGCCGACGGCGCGGCGGCGACTCCCGCGCGCGATGCGGCGGACGCGACGCTCGCGCTTCTCCGCGCCGAGCTCGGCGACCGCGTCGACACCTCCGCCGACGCTCTGGCTGCCGTCCGCGCCGACAAGTCGGGCCATGCCTCCGACGGCACGCCCCTGGCCGTCGTGCACGCGGCATCCGTCTCCGACGTGCAGGCGGTCATGCGCATCGCGACCGCGACGCGGACCCCCGTGGTGCCGCGCGGTGCAGGGACGGGCCTCGCGGGCGGAGCGAACACCGGGGGCGGTGAGATCGCCCTCTCGCTGCGCGGCATGGACCGTCTCCTCGAGGTGCGCCCCGACGACCTCCTCGCGGTGGTCGAGCCGGGCATCGTCAACGCCGAGCTCAACGCCCTTCTCGAGTCGCACGGGGTGTGGTGGGCTCCCGACCCCGCGAGCCGGGCCATCTCGACGGTCGGTGGCAACATCGCCACCGGTGCCGGCGGCCTGCTCTGCGCGAAGTACGGCGTCGTGCGCGACGCGGTGCTCGGCGTCGACCTCGTGCTCGCCGACGGTCGGCTGATGCACCTCGGCCATCGCAGCGTGAAGGGCGTCACGGGCCTCGACCTCACCTCTCTCGTGATCGGCTCCGAGGGCACCCTCGGCGTGGTGGTGGGCGCGACTCTCAAGCTCCGACGTCTCGTCGAGGGCGAGCGCGTCACCCTCACCGCCCTGTTCGACGGGGTGCGCGCCGCCGCTGTGGCCTCCGCCGCGGTGACGGCATCCGGAGTCCAGCCCGCGATCATGGAGCTGATGGATGCCAGGTGCCTCGCCGCCGTGCACCGCCTCCTGTCGCTTCCCGAACCGCCGCCGGGCGCGGCTCAGCTGACCATCCAGACCGACGGTCCGGTCGCCGCTGCCGAGGCGCGCACGATCGCCGAAGTTCTGACCGCGGCCGGAGGGACGGTGTCCGTCGCCGCCGACGATGCCGAGGGCGAGGAGCTTCTCGCCGTGCGCCGATCGATGCACGCCGCCATGGAGTCTCTCGGGACCACCCTCATCGAAGACGTGTCGGTGCCGCGCAGCGCCCTGCCCGCGATGTTCGACGAGATCGCACGAATCGAGCGGAAGTACGGCCTCGTCATCCCGACCGTCGCGCACTCCGGCGACGGCAACCTGCACCCGAACTTCGTCTTCGACGGCCCCGACGTGCCCCCGATCGTGTGGGAGGCGGCCGAAGAGGTGTTCCGCGCGGCGCTGGCGCTCGGTGGAACGCTCACCGGCGAGCACGGGATCGGCGTGCTCAAGCGCCGCTGGCTCGCCGACGAGCTCGGGGACGATCAGTGGCAGCTGCAGCGCGAGATCGCTCGGGTGTTCGACCCCCTCGGCATCCTGAATCCGGGCAAGGTCTTCGCCGCCTGA
- a CDS encoding DUF6882 domain-containing protein — protein MTTFPALQPLADRAAFFTALRQDDLGTAADALGPHRWDTDLAAGTLTFSALVDPNRTLVARAHLVASIAPGPRSVLWGWAHPNGGGDQNPAALLRAYGQEHGIAELSSPEAPFPADAAGDAEWIAEASHVIAGVAVEVTGRSPYYSAPIGDAGTRAVLLLDAPLPPLTVAHAGIRMPRILASTTPADPRSSVWDLARLAGWTLHWADDAFSGATVQDATGSMTFRFDERGRITAMESTLGATAA, from the coding sequence ATGACGACGTTCCCCGCGCTGCAACCCCTCGCCGATCGTGCCGCGTTCTTCACGGCCCTGCGGCAAGACGACCTCGGCACCGCCGCCGACGCCCTCGGCCCTCACCGCTGGGACACCGACCTCGCGGCGGGCACCCTGACCTTCAGCGCGCTCGTCGACCCGAACCGCACGCTCGTCGCCCGCGCGCACCTCGTCGCCTCGATCGCGCCGGGGCCGCGCTCGGTGCTGTGGGGCTGGGCGCACCCGAACGGCGGCGGCGACCAGAACCCCGCCGCGCTCCTACGCGCGTACGGGCAGGAGCACGGCATCGCCGAACTGTCGTCCCCCGAGGCCCCGTTTCCCGCCGACGCGGCCGGAGACGCCGAGTGGATCGCCGAAGCCTCCCACGTCATCGCCGGAGTCGCGGTCGAGGTGACCGGCCGCTCCCCGTACTACTCGGCGCCGATCGGCGACGCGGGAACGCGCGCGGTCCTTCTGCTCGACGCTCCGCTGCCGCCCCTGACAGTCGCGCACGCCGGAATTCGGATGCCGCGCATCCTGGCATCCACGACGCCCGCCGACCCCCGCAGCTCGGTGTGGGATCTGGCGCGCCTCGCCGGGTGGACGCTGCACTGGGCCGACGACGCCTTCTCAGGCGCGACCGTCCAGGATGCCACGGGCTCGATGACCTTCCGTTTCGACGAGCGCGGCCGCATCACGGCGATGGAGAGCACGCTCGGCGCCACCGCGGCCTGA
- a CDS encoding ABC transporter permease — translation MIRSEVLRAHSGANTLAVLLLAAFIPVIVLTSDDTLGRMTSMDAATATQLLLAPLAWSFVVAAFSGAFGVTREFYYGSIGRSIAQIGFRRAFWGKAGGAIGVAIVLTAGIAAAWCGVAAIVLDVNGLVFTPSVEAVRTLLGALPGAVLGAIIGSAIGWIVGNYYAAAAIVLAGPIAFEMAFLGSAPEIARFCPGLSLAALASPSNHPDLLGPGAGLAVGLSWSLVLVAVAWSIGRRRFR, via the coding sequence GTGATTCGCTCCGAAGTCCTCCGCGCGCACAGCGGTGCGAACACGCTCGCTGTCCTGCTTCTCGCGGCCTTCATCCCGGTGATCGTCCTGACCAGCGACGACACCCTCGGACGGATGACATCGATGGATGCCGCCACCGCGACGCAGCTTCTCCTTGCACCGCTCGCATGGTCATTCGTCGTGGCGGCCTTCAGCGGGGCCTTCGGGGTGACCCGGGAGTTCTACTACGGATCGATCGGCCGGTCGATCGCCCAGATCGGGTTCCGACGCGCGTTCTGGGGGAAGGCGGGCGGGGCAATCGGTGTCGCGATCGTCCTCACGGCCGGAATCGCTGCCGCGTGGTGCGGGGTCGCGGCGATCGTGCTCGACGTGAACGGTCTCGTGTTCACGCCGAGCGTCGAGGCCGTGCGCACCCTCCTCGGGGCGCTTCCCGGGGCCGTACTCGGCGCGATCATCGGGTCCGCGATCGGGTGGATCGTCGGCAACTACTACGCCGCCGCGGCCATCGTGCTGGCGGGGCCGATCGCGTTTGAGATGGCGTTCCTCGGCTCCGCGCCCGAGATCGCTCGCTTCTGCCCGGGGCTGTCGCTCGCCGCCCTCGCGTCGCCGAGCAATCACCCGGACTTGCTCGGCCCCGGGGCCGGACTCGCCGTGGGGTTGAGCTGGAGCCTCGTCTTGGTGGCCGTGGCCTGGTCCATCGGGCGTCGGCGGTTCCGATGA